A genomic segment from Myxococcales bacterium encodes:
- a CDS encoding extracellular solute-binding protein, whose translation MVPARFVLVVCALLASWLAATTAHAKEPVVVWHSYRGGEERGLREAVVAAEAALGIKSELLAVPFDAYLAKLQAAVPSGNGPDLFIDAHERLGVHARLGVVAPLPNDSPRSGLPARLEETLLIDGRRYGIALATKALALYVNEALLPRAPATLQELEATPLPSGVYPLAYEAENVFFHAAFVHAFGGLLLSEDGLRYGGSSAFSQDALALVRTLTERGVVPREPNGALVLSLFTTGRAAAVIGGPYLAAELGTGGAARVRYRVAKLPFADAAQRRPLRSYVTVEAAMFTPRGAASKDALALGAFLSQKPASVIRARVGQQVVTDDDALAEPDLAADETLRVFRQAALDGIPLSAAPAMRAVWQPTGQAIKKVLRGDATEKAALVEAERRFNDALRPPPPATATMPWLLALGVLLTGLCAFMVSRAGAFIRSGEARRSARLLPWTLTAAVSVVVLVVVPLAVGAFTSFFAGTRQAPTFVGFANYVDILTARGGPLFGADSVYRTLFVTVLWTAVNLALHVALGLFLGTLLARPTLRLRGLYRVLLIVPWAVPSYVTALVWKGMFHRQFGAVNALLALVGVSPVSWFSRFGTAFTANVITNAWLGFPFMMVVVSGALSSMDPTLLEAAEVDGATRWQRFRLVTMPIVLPAIAPAVALGGVWTFNMFNVVYLVSGGEPDGATDILVSEAYRWAFTREAQLGYGTAYAVLIFLLLLLFTRTLRARQG comes from the coding sequence ATGGTGCCGGCGCGCTTCGTCCTCGTCGTCTGCGCGCTCCTCGCCTCGTGGCTCGCCGCGACGACGGCGCACGCCAAAGAGCCTGTGGTCGTCTGGCACTCGTACCGCGGCGGCGAAGAGCGCGGCCTTCGCGAAGCAGTCGTCGCGGCGGAGGCGGCGCTCGGCATCAAGAGCGAGCTGCTCGCCGTCCCCTTTGACGCGTACCTCGCGAAGCTCCAGGCGGCGGTGCCTTCGGGCAACGGCCCTGATCTCTTCATCGACGCCCACGAGCGCCTCGGTGTGCACGCAAGGCTCGGCGTCGTGGCGCCTCTGCCGAACGACTCGCCGAGGTCGGGCTTGCCTGCGAGGCTCGAGGAGACGTTGCTCATCGACGGCCGCCGCTACGGCATCGCCCTCGCGACGAAGGCCCTGGCGCTCTACGTCAACGAGGCGCTCTTGCCGCGCGCGCCGGCGACGCTTCAAGAGCTCGAAGCGACGCCGCTTCCATCGGGCGTCTATCCCTTGGCCTACGAGGCTGAGAACGTCTTCTTCCACGCGGCCTTCGTGCACGCCTTTGGCGGCCTCTTGCTCAGCGAAGACGGCCTCCGCTACGGCGGCAGCAGCGCCTTCAGCCAAGACGCCCTCGCTCTTGTTCGGACGCTCACCGAGCGTGGCGTCGTGCCGCGCGAGCCGAACGGCGCGCTCGTCCTAAGCCTCTTTACGACGGGCCGTGCCGCCGCGGTCATCGGCGGACCGTATTTGGCCGCCGAGCTCGGCACTGGCGGCGCAGCGAGGGTGCGCTACCGCGTCGCTAAGCTCCCCTTCGCCGACGCCGCGCAGAGGCGCCCGCTTCGGTCGTACGTCACCGTCGAGGCCGCGATGTTTACGCCGCGCGGCGCGGCGAGCAAAGACGCCCTCGCCCTCGGAGCATTTCTCTCGCAGAAGCCGGCCAGCGTGATTCGCGCGCGCGTGGGGCAGCAAGTGGTCACCGACGACGACGCCCTCGCCGAGCCCGACCTCGCGGCCGATGAGACCTTGCGCGTCTTTCGGCAAGCGGCGCTCGACGGCATTCCGCTGAGCGCGGCGCCGGCGATGCGAGCCGTGTGGCAACCCACGGGGCAGGCCATCAAGAAGGTCCTCCGCGGCGACGCGACGGAGAAGGCCGCGCTCGTCGAAGCGGAACGACGCTTCAACGACGCGCTCCGCCCTCCCCCGCCGGCGACGGCGACGATGCCGTGGCTCTTGGCGCTCGGCGTCCTCCTAACGGGCTTGTGCGCCTTCATGGTGTCTCGCGCGGGTGCGTTCATTCGCTCCGGCGAGGCGCGTCGCTCCGCTCGGCTCCTACCCTGGACGCTCACGGCCGCCGTCAGCGTCGTCGTCCTCGTCGTCGTGCCTTTGGCGGTGGGCGCCTTCACCTCGTTCTTTGCGGGTACGCGGCAAGCCCCGACCTTCGTGGGGTTCGCCAACTACGTCGACATCCTTACGGCGCGCGGCGGTCCACTCTTCGGCGCCGACTCGGTGTACCGAACGCTCTTCGTGACGGTCTTGTGGACCGCCGTCAACCTCGCGCTGCACGTGGCGCTGGGCCTCTTCTTGGGCACGCTCCTGGCGCGCCCGACGCTTCGCCTTCGCGGCCTCTACCGGGTCTTGCTCATCGTCCCGTGGGCTGTGCCGTCCTACGTGACCGCGCTCGTATGGAAGGGCATGTTCCACCGGCAGTTTGGCGCTGTGAACGCGCTCTTGGCGCTCGTCGGTGTATCGCCCGTCTCGTGGTTCTCGCGCTTCGGCACAGCCTTTACGGCCAACGTCATCACGAACGCGTGGCTCGGCTTCCCGTTCATGATGGTCGTCGTCTCGGGCGCCCTCTCGAGCATGGATCCGACGCTCCTTGAAGCCGCGGAGGTCGACGGCGCCACGCGCTGGCAACGCTTCCGGTTGGTCACCATGCCCATCGTCTTGCCGGCCATCGCGCCGGCCGTGGCGCTTGGCGGCGTGTGGACCTTCAACATGTTCAACGTCGTCTACCTCGTCTCCGGCGGTGAGCCCGACGGCGCCACCGACATCCTTGTGAGCGAGGCCTACCGATGGGCCTTCACGCGGGAAGCGCAGCTCGGCTACGGGACCGCCTACGCTGTGCTCATCTTCCTGCTCCTGCTCCTATTCACGAGAACCTTGCGCGCACGCCAAGGGTAG
- a CDS encoding hemerythrin domain-containing protein: MHDDLFERLEHDHAPLSAVLLELGEWFKGPEFDRAALTDKLYALTELVIEHFGEEEETVFPLLAELAPEAATSLASLAEGHDAICGLAVRLQAVAARSELDVVTMRALFERLEAAYAAHAQRETALLRGIRKTLSEGNLKALQAKLQGKKRH; this comes from the coding sequence ATGCACGACGACCTCTTCGAGCGACTCGAGCACGATCATGCGCCCTTGTCGGCGGTGTTGCTAGAGCTTGGCGAGTGGTTCAAGGGGCCGGAGTTCGACCGCGCCGCCCTGACCGACAAGCTCTACGCGCTGACGGAGCTGGTCATCGAGCACTTCGGCGAAGAGGAAGAGACGGTCTTCCCGCTGCTCGCCGAGTTGGCGCCCGAGGCAGCGACGAGTCTCGCGTCGCTCGCCGAAGGGCATGACGCCATCTGTGGCCTCGCCGTAAGGCTCCAGGCCGTGGCCGCGCGGAGCGAGCTCGACGTCGTCACCATGCGCGCGCTCTTCGAGCGCCTTGAGGCCGCCTACGCCGCGCACGCGCAGCGGGAGACGGCGCTCTTGCGCGGCATCCGGAAGACCCTCAGCGAAGGCAACCTGAAGGCCCTCCAAGCGAAGCTCCAGGGGAAGAAGAGGCACTGA
- a CDS encoding diguanylate cyclase, with protein MSPSLSILVVDDEPSARTGLRHAIVACGHRCSTAADGDDAARLLAHAHFDVVISDWRMPRMSGIELCRELRVHEESLYTYFILVTAMNDREHRLEALAAGADEFLSKPIDVEELRLRLSGAERLVTGQRQMRRDSEGAAVLARMDALTGVGNRLRMEEDLHALVSDAERYDHASSLAFFDIDNFKQWNDTHGHVDGDRILKEVAYAIRHAVRAADRVYRYGGEEFVVTLPHQTAAEAALVAERVRAAVAAACPVTVSAGVAQLAPNATAQDWISAADAALYRAKARGRDRVVVAD; from the coding sequence ATGAGCCCGTCTCTGTCGATCCTCGTTGTGGATGATGAGCCGTCGGCTCGGACCGGCCTCCGCCATGCCATTGTCGCCTGTGGTCATCGCTGCTCTACAGCCGCCGATGGCGACGACGCCGCTCGGCTCCTCGCGCACGCCCACTTCGACGTCGTCATCAGCGATTGGCGCATGCCTCGCATGAGCGGCATCGAACTCTGCCGTGAATTGCGCGTGCACGAAGAGTCGCTCTACACGTACTTCATCCTCGTGACGGCGATGAACGACCGAGAGCATCGGCTCGAGGCCCTTGCCGCCGGCGCGGACGAGTTCTTGAGCAAGCCCATCGACGTCGAGGAGCTTCGGCTGCGGCTCAGCGGCGCCGAGCGCCTCGTGACGGGACAGCGTCAGATGCGACGCGACAGCGAGGGGGCGGCGGTGCTCGCGCGCATGGACGCGCTCACGGGCGTCGGCAATCGACTGCGCATGGAGGAGGACCTCCACGCCCTGGTGTCAGACGCCGAGCGCTACGACCACGCGAGCTCCCTCGCGTTCTTTGACATCGACAACTTCAAGCAGTGGAATGACACGCACGGGCACGTCGACGGCGACCGCATCCTGAAGGAGGTCGCGTACGCCATCCGGCACGCGGTGCGCGCGGCGGACCGCGTCTACCGCTACGGCGGCGAGGAGTTCGTGGTCACGTTGCCGCACCAGACCGCCGCGGAGGCGGCCCTCGTCGCGGAGCGCGTTCGCGCCGCGGTCGCCGCCGCGTGCCCCGTTACGGTGAGCGCGGGCGTGGCGCAGCTCGCGCCGAACGCCACGGCGCAGGACTGGATCTCGGCAGCCGACGCCGCGCTCTACCGTGCGAAGGCGCGCGGCAGGGACCGCGTCGTCGTTGCCGATTGA
- a CDS encoding penicillin acylase family protein — protein MNRSRLVRGALALGALLLTATCSGRAYLRSSLPTLSGTLPLKGASADVTVTRDEYGIPSIWATTEDDAYRALGYAHAQDRLWQMEFFRRVADGRLAEIFGADLVETDRFMRTVGMGRAAGADVELLDETSRRVVEAYVSGVNAFLTSRSGALPPEFVILRIEPEPWTVRNTLSVAKIIAADLASFDLELEHQRALDKLGEAHARALGPPYPAYGPTILASKPAEGRLGLNTPPTRGVPLPRVDDTTREVLSAVVASHASNSWVIGGSKTASGKPIVANDTHLTLRAPSLFYLAAIHGGDVDRAGVTIPGIPGVILGRARTFAWAFTDAMVDDVDFYIEKVDDEGRYLTPGGLVPLVRRDERIMVKDKPDVVHVVRSTRHGPLFSDVDKRGGGRALSMRWSAVEPARGMNALLRMNRATTWQSFLDASREFDTAKQNMVFGADDGTYGYVLLGKVPVRKKGDGMLPAPGWTDEYEWERFLTPEEKPFARSDAPPGGRPLTDGFVVTANHRQVGDDYPHLLTRIWASPFRAMRIRELLLRGDKFTANDVARQQMDVEDALAKRFLPRAIAAAEAAGAAEAKEELSKWNAEARADSRGAAYFYLWLETLRKKVGEDEWAGDKMYFPRFVLIDTLDRGGSVWVDDVRTPEVESLDALARDAMREAAQTVGRKTWGDFHATHLEHPLGRVRALDALLGFNVGPVKRGGSSHTVNVAIYPEATPPFKNKDGASHREIVDMGSPDGSGSGFVVPTGQSGHPLSVHYRDLHRLWLDGRVAAMPLARPAADALARHHLVLTRAP, from the coding sequence ATGAATCGATCGCGCCTCGTGCGCGGAGCGCTCGCGTTGGGGGCCTTGCTCCTCACCGCGACGTGCTCCGGCCGCGCGTACCTCCGCTCGTCGCTGCCCACGCTGAGCGGCACGCTGCCTCTAAAGGGCGCCTCCGCCGACGTGACGGTCACGCGCGACGAATACGGAATCCCGTCGATCTGGGCGACCACCGAAGACGACGCCTACCGTGCCCTCGGCTACGCGCACGCCCAAGATCGGCTCTGGCAGATGGAGTTCTTTCGCCGCGTCGCCGACGGTCGATTGGCAGAGATCTTCGGCGCCGACCTCGTCGAGACCGACCGCTTCATGCGCACCGTGGGCATGGGCCGAGCCGCCGGCGCGGACGTGGAGCTCTTGGACGAGACCTCCCGGCGCGTCGTCGAAGCGTACGTCTCAGGCGTCAACGCCTTCTTGACGTCGCGAAGCGGCGCCTTGCCGCCGGAGTTCGTCATTCTGCGCATCGAGCCGGAGCCCTGGACCGTCCGCAACACCCTGTCGGTCGCGAAGATCATCGCAGCCGATCTCGCGTCCTTCGACCTCGAGCTCGAACACCAGCGCGCCTTGGACAAACTCGGCGAGGCGCACGCCCGCGCCCTCGGGCCGCCCTACCCGGCCTACGGCCCAACGATCCTCGCGAGCAAGCCTGCCGAGGGGCGCTTGGGGTTAAACACGCCACCGACGCGCGGCGTCCCGCTCCCGCGCGTCGACGACACCACGCGCGAGGTGCTCAGCGCCGTCGTCGCCTCCCACGCGTCAAACTCATGGGTCATCGGCGGCTCGAAGACGGCTTCGGGAAAGCCCATCGTCGCCAACGACACGCACCTCACGCTGCGGGCGCCGTCGCTCTTCTACCTGGCGGCGATCCACGGTGGCGACGTCGACCGCGCCGGAGTCACGATCCCGGGGATCCCTGGCGTCATCCTCGGCCGCGCCAGGACCTTCGCGTGGGCCTTCACCGACGCCATGGTCGACGACGTCGACTTCTACATCGAGAAGGTCGACGACGAGGGACGCTACCTCACGCCCGGCGGCCTCGTGCCGCTCGTGCGCCGCGACGAGCGGATCATGGTCAAGGACAAGCCCGACGTCGTGCACGTGGTGCGCTCCACGCGTCACGGCCCGCTCTTCTCCGACGTCGACAAGCGCGGCGGAGGCCGGGCGCTCTCGATGCGCTGGAGCGCCGTCGAGCCGGCGCGCGGCATGAACGCGCTCTTGCGAATGAACCGCGCCACGACGTGGCAGTCGTTCCTCGACGCCTCGCGCGAGTTCGACACGGCGAAGCAGAACATGGTCTTCGGCGCCGACGACGGCACCTACGGCTACGTGCTCCTCGGCAAGGTCCCGGTGCGCAAGAAGGGCGATGGCATGTTGCCCGCGCCCGGCTGGACCGACGAGTACGAATGGGAGCGCTTCCTCACGCCCGAGGAGAAGCCCTTCGCGCGCAGCGACGCGCCCCCCGGCGGCCGCCCCCTCACCGACGGCTTCGTCGTCACGGCGAACCACCGGCAGGTCGGCGACGACTATCCCCACCTGCTCACGCGCATCTGGGCTTCGCCCTTCCGCGCCATGCGCATTCGCGAGCTGCTCTTGCGCGGCGACAAGTTCACCGCCAACGACGTGGCGCGCCAACAGATGGACGTGGAGGACGCCCTCGCGAAGCGCTTCTTGCCGAGGGCCATCGCCGCAGCCGAGGCCGCCGGCGCCGCGGAGGCGAAGGAAGAGCTCTCGAAGTGGAACGCGGAGGCGCGGGCCGACTCGCGCGGGGCCGCGTATTTCTACCTTTGGCTCGAGACCCTTCGGAAGAAGGTCGGCGAAGACGAGTGGGCGGGCGACAAGATGTACTTCCCCCGCTTCGTCCTCATCGACACGCTCGATCGAGGCGGCAGCGTATGGGTCGACGACGTGCGAACGCCAGAGGTCGAGTCGCTCGACGCGTTGGCCCGTGACGCGATGCGCGAGGCGGCGCAAACCGTTGGTAGGAAGACCTGGGGCGACTTTCACGCCACGCACCTCGAGCACCCGCTCGGGCGGGTCCGTGCGCTCGACGCGCTCTTGGGCTTCAACGTCGGGCCGGTGAAGCGCGGCGGCTCCTCCCACACCGTCAACGTGGCCATCTATCCGGAGGCGACGCCGCCCTTCAAGAACAAGGACGGCGCCAGCCATCGCGAGATCGTCGACATGGGGTCGCCCGACGGAAGCGGCTCCGGCTTCGTGGTGCCGACGGGCCAATCGGGGCACCCGCTCTCGGTCCACTACCGCGATCTCCACCGCCTGTGGCTGGACGGACGGGTCGCCGCGATGCCCCTCGCGCGCCCCGCGGCCGACGCGCTCGCAAGACACCACCTGGTGCTCACGCGAGCGCCGTGA
- a CDS encoding c-type cytochrome, whose amino-acid sequence MSPEAKRPRGAAIATVFVALASPLALAAVAAFAAPLLSCVLPSCVKISKTGTADAGADAKAVAIVDAAAPVATAAVDAALSPAAAFERGKTLYGKYCDFCHGKQGEGYAADEAPAIANPEFLRVASDEFLAKTIANGRPGTTMSGWSHGKGGPLSDADVTSLVAFIRGFQARPPEELSAEKVTGDAARGAPIYKKFCESCHGAEGRNGKYIALGGELLAVANDDFLQKSIERGRPGTPMLAFDKLGKTATSDLVALLRTWQKPVEQITELPPRPGALKNVVINPKGPQPNFDAKADFVPVDLVKKEIDRGATVIIADARAPSDYVRAHVVGAISVPFYEVEAYAKQIPKDRYILTYCACPHAVSVKARDTLRKLGYARAAVLDEGIMVWRDRGYGVRGGAKP is encoded by the coding sequence ATGTCGCCCGAAGCGAAGAGGCCCCGCGGCGCGGCCATCGCAACCGTGTTTGTCGCGCTGGCATCGCCCCTCGCGCTTGCGGCGGTCGCCGCGTTTGCCGCCCCCCTGCTTTCGTGCGTGCTGCCTTCGTGCGTGAAGATCAGCAAGACCGGGACCGCCGACGCAGGCGCCGACGCGAAGGCCGTGGCCATCGTCGACGCCGCCGCGCCCGTCGCGACCGCCGCCGTCGACGCGGCGCTCAGCCCTGCCGCGGCCTTCGAGCGCGGCAAGACCCTCTACGGGAAATATTGCGACTTTTGCCACGGCAAGCAGGGCGAGGGCTACGCCGCAGACGAAGCGCCCGCCATCGCGAACCCCGAGTTCCTGCGCGTCGCGAGCGACGAGTTCTTGGCGAAGACCATCGCCAACGGACGTCCCGGCACGACGATGAGCGGCTGGTCGCACGGCAAAGGGGGGCCGCTCTCCGACGCCGACGTGACGTCGCTCGTGGCGTTCATTCGTGGATTTCAGGCTCGCCCTCCGGAGGAGCTCTCCGCGGAGAAGGTCACGGGCGATGCGGCCCGTGGCGCGCCCATTTACAAGAAGTTCTGCGAGAGCTGCCACGGCGCGGAAGGTCGCAACGGCAAGTACATCGCGCTCGGCGGGGAGCTACTCGCCGTGGCCAACGACGACTTCTTGCAGAAGAGCATCGAGCGCGGTCGCCCCGGCACGCCGATGCTCGCCTTCGACAAGCTCGGCAAGACCGCAACGTCGGACCTCGTGGCGCTCCTCCGAACTTGGCAGAAGCCCGTCGAACAGATCACCGAGCTGCCGCCTCGGCCCGGGGCCCTAAAGAACGTCGTCATCAACCCGAAGGGCCCGCAGCCAAACTTCGACGCCAAGGCCGACTTCGTCCCCGTCGACCTCGTGAAGAAGGAGATCGATCGAGGGGCCACGGTGATCATCGCCGACGCGCGAGCGCCTTCCGACTACGTGCGCGCGCACGTTGTCGGCGCCATTAGCGTTCCATTTTACGAGGTCGAGGCCTACGCGAAGCAGATCCCCAAAGATCGGTACATCCTGACTTATTGCGCGTGCCCCCACGCGGTGAGCGTCAAGGCACGCGACACGCTGCGCAAGCTTGGCTATGCGCGCGCCGCCGTCCTCGACGAAGGCATCATGGTTTGGCGCGACCGCGGCTACGGCGTCCGCGGCGGCGCGAAACCCTGA
- a CDS encoding metallophosphoesterase: MHSGPVYAIADVHGCDEELRALLQQLPLHRDALVVFLGDYIDRGPNSKGVVDTVLEVMDYCQVVCLLGNHELMLREFLDGSDARRVARFIYNGGGATLASYSNEDGHFTIPPEHLEFYQKLAYYHVEGDYCFVHAGIPVDVSKIDLALHGEDMVWMRRRAGMQEPNFDKIVVHGHTPVPEVEIRPRRINLDTSCVYGHRLTAMEVRTQQMWHVDRRAAPTPLYLRDSRESRREAFRFTGRVPVVVQHEGRVYRFATINYSEIGMLIKPVDNLPSGSLRAGAHVTGLIGTDAESTPFRGVVLRVDEQARHALKIIPEPQKQSTP, translated from the coding sequence ATGCACTCCGGCCCTGTCTACGCCATCGCTGATGTCCACGGATGCGACGAGGAGCTTCGCGCGCTCCTCCAGCAGCTCCCGCTCCATCGCGACGCGCTCGTGGTGTTCTTGGGCGACTACATCGATCGAGGCCCCAACTCGAAGGGCGTCGTCGACACGGTCCTCGAGGTCATGGACTACTGCCAAGTGGTCTGCCTCCTCGGCAACCACGAGCTCATGCTTCGCGAGTTCCTCGACGGCTCCGACGCCCGTCGCGTCGCGCGGTTCATCTACAACGGCGGCGGCGCCACGCTTGCGTCGTACTCCAACGAGGACGGCCACTTCACCATCCCGCCGGAGCACCTCGAGTTCTACCAGAAGCTCGCCTACTACCATGTCGAAGGCGACTACTGCTTCGTCCACGCGGGCATTCCCGTCGACGTGAGCAAGATCGATCTCGCGCTCCACGGCGAAGACATGGTGTGGATGCGTCGTCGCGCGGGCATGCAGGAGCCGAACTTCGACAAGATCGTCGTGCACGGCCACACGCCGGTGCCGGAGGTCGAGATTCGACCGCGACGCATCAACCTCGACACGTCTTGTGTGTATGGGCATCGCCTGACGGCGATGGAAGTGCGCACCCAGCAGATGTGGCACGTCGACCGCCGTGCCGCGCCGACGCCGCTCTACCTGCGCGACTCGCGCGAATCGCGCCGCGAAGCCTTCCGCTTCACCGGGCGCGTTCCCGTCGTGGTGCAGCACGAGGGGCGCGTGTACCGCTTCGCCACCATCAACTATTCCGAGATCGGCATGCTCATCAAGCCCGTCGACAACCTGCCCTCGGGCTCGCTCCGCGCCGGCGCGCACGTGACGGGCCTCATCGGCACCGACGCCGAATCGACGCCCTTCCGTGGCGTCGTCCTCCGTGTCGACGAGCAAGCGCGCCACGCGCTCAAGATCATTCCCGAGCCGCAGAAGCAGAGCACTCCGTAG